From Candidatus Dependentiae bacterium, the proteins below share one genomic window:
- a CDS encoding N-acetyltransferase, with amino-acid sequence MKIQRVQIKAILLVVAIMLGGGISYYYYHQKNNHVYAHSIIDFDYNRDAQDIMQLMKDNWYWLIAETKKDAPADLSKFNVEHMLRTKSPNDYNPEYFGKLNIRVMRDKEGFKGFVAYYKKSFYKGQLLFIAVSKQFRERGYGKILAQYVLDEFKRMGVFRVRLITRVDNLPAQAVYKKLGFKQVWTDGTYLDFEVLLDKQN; translated from the coding sequence ATGAAAATACAGAGGGTGCAGATAAAGGCTATTCTTTTAGTAGTAGCAATTATGCTTGGTGGGGGTATTTCTTATTATTATTATCATCAAAAAAATAATCATGTATATGCACATAGCATAATTGATTTTGACTATAACCGTGATGCGCAAGATATTATGCAGTTAATGAAAGACAATTGGTATTGGTTAATTGCAGAAACAAAAAAGGATGCACCGGCTGATTTGAGTAAATTTAACGTTGAGCATATGCTTAGAACAAAATCGCCAAATGACTATAATCCTGAATATTTTGGTAAATTGAACATCAGAGTAATGAGAGACAAAGAGGGTTTTAAAGGTTTTGTTGCTTATTACAAAAAAAGCTTTTATAAAGGTCAATTACTTTTTATTGCGGTTAGCAAACAGTTTAGAGAGCGTGGTTATGGAAAAATTCTTGCACAATATGTTCTTGATGAGTTTAAAAGAATGGGTGTATTTCGTGTTCGGTTAATAACACGTGTAGATAATTTACCTGCTCAAGCGGTGTATAAAAAACTTGGTTTTAAGCAAGTATGGACTGACGGTACCTATCTCGATTTTGAAGTATTGCTTGATAAACAAAATTAG
- the gpmI gene encoding 2,3-bisphosphoglycerate-independent phosphoglycerate mutase — protein sequence MSNKKPVLLVILDGFGYSSEKKYNAIAQAHTPHLNSWFSTYPHTVLDSSGKAVGLLGGYIGNSEVGHLTIGAGAVVPQAVAVIHSAIDTGSFFKNKKLTEALTKLTHSKKILHIFGLLSDAGVHSHIKHLFAYIKAAREHKIQKIVIHPFLDGRDTPPKSGKYYLEQLSEYIKSMSNVIIGSLHGRFYAMDRDNNWKRTQKSYRVLTEQIEPTFVHWSEVLEYYYTKNITDEFIPPTLLSSDAIIQNGDGILFFNFRPDRARQLTKAFIDKHFSHFSTKKINLTFFITPVAYNKNINTTVLFARQPLKNTLKHILSKSGKTIFTIAETEKYAHVTYFFSGGQEQALPGETQVLIPSLPKKNYVDHPQMSAEKITEAIVHSLKNAPTNFYLINYANADMVAHSGNLPATIKAIEYLDTQLAHLYKTAIEKMNGIMIITSDHGNAEVMFDKKTQQPRTAHTTNPVPFLYIGHDYKNIDLSNLRKLSDIKNFVLKIMESPN from the coding sequence TTGAGCAATAAAAAACCTGTTTTATTAGTTATCTTGGATGGTTTTGGGTATAGTAGTGAAAAAAAATACAATGCGATTGCTCAAGCACATACACCACATTTAAATAGTTGGTTTTCCACATATCCACATACTGTACTTGATTCATCTGGTAAAGCTGTTGGTTTGCTTGGTGGATATATTGGTAATTCAGAAGTTGGTCATTTAACTATCGGCGCAGGTGCCGTTGTCCCGCAAGCTGTTGCAGTCATTCACTCAGCAATCGATACTGGTTCTTTTTTTAAGAATAAAAAGCTAACAGAAGCTCTTACAAAACTTACCCATTCAAAGAAAATACTTCATATTTTTGGTCTACTTTCTGATGCTGGTGTACACAGCCATATCAAACATCTTTTTGCATATATTAAAGCAGCTCGTGAACACAAGATACAAAAAATAGTCATTCATCCTTTTTTAGATGGGCGCGACACACCACCAAAATCAGGTAAATATTATCTCGAGCAACTTTCAGAATATATAAAAAGTATGTCAAACGTTATCATTGGCTCATTACACGGGCGCTTTTATGCAATGGACCGAGACAATAACTGGAAACGTACTCAAAAGAGCTACCGAGTACTTACTGAGCAAATAGAACCCACATTTGTCCACTGGTCTGAGGTACTTGAGTATTATTACACAAAAAATATAACTGACGAATTTATACCGCCAACATTATTAAGCTCTGATGCAATAATACAAAACGGAGATGGTATACTTTTCTTTAATTTTCGACCCGACCGAGCACGTCAGCTAACAAAAGCATTTATTGATAAACATTTTTCTCATTTTTCAACAAAAAAAATTAATCTTACATTCTTTATTACGCCAGTTGCATACAACAAAAATATCAACACAACAGTACTTTTTGCCAGACAACCATTAAAAAATACACTCAAGCATATACTCAGCAAATCCGGCAAAACTATTTTTACTATTGCAGAAACAGAAAAATATGCACATGTCACGTACTTTTTTAGTGGCGGACAAGAACAGGCACTACCGGGAGAAACACAAGTACTCATTCCATCACTCCCGAAAAAAAACTATGTTGATCATCCTCAGATGTCTGCAGAAAAAATCACTGAGGCTATTGTACACTCGCTTAAAAATGCTCCCACTAATTTCTATTTAATTAACTATGCAAACGCAGACATGGTTGCCCATTCGGGAAATTTGCCAGCAACCATCAAGGCAATTGAATATTTGGACACACAACTAGCTCACCTGTATAAAACCGCTATAGAAAAAATGAATGGCATTATGATTATTACTTCAGATCATGGTAACGCCGAAGTTATGTTTGATAAAAAAACACAACAGCCACGCACTGCACACACAACTAACCCCGTACCGTTTTTATATATAGGGCACGATTATAAAAATATTGATTTATCTAATTTAAGAAAACTTTCTGATATTAAAAATTTTGTTTTAAAAATAATGGAATCACCCAACTAA